ACTTTGAGGGAAGAGAACCATTTGCCGCCCTCTTCTTTGTCGATCTTCACTTTGAAAAGATCGGTATCAGCCAGCTGTTCAGCGGTTGCAGTTTTTGCCTCGACAGGGTTTTCTCCCTCTACTTTTGCAAAAGTGACATCCGGAATGACATAATAATAGGTCTTGTCCGGAACGGTTTCCAGAACATCTTTATCAACGTCATAGCCCGGGAATACGTCCTTGGCATCTTTAAGGTAGACATCAGAGAAGTTCTTGACATCCGGTGCGCCGCCTTCAGCAGCAAACGCGGTAACGCCCAGAGACAGAACGGTGGCCAGCGCCAGAACGAGCGCAAGTACCTTTTTCATTGGGAATTCCTCCTAGTAAATCATTTTGTGGGAAAAATCTCTCCAAATTTCTCCTGTGGTCATAATTCTATCCCAAAATCTTCATATTGTCAATGGGTTTTGTCATAGTTTTGTAACTTTTTGTTACCGTTTTGTCATTTCTTTGAAAAACCGACCGGCTTTTTCGAGCATTCTACCGATCATTCCTTGCCCCCGGCAAGATTACCGTACCGCGCCTTCGCCAAAATAGCCAAAGCGCGCGATATAAGCATACTCGATGCGCGCATATGGCACGCCGTTTCGGTTTTTGAGCAGCACCAGCTCAACCGCGCGCGGGCTGCGCGCCTTGGCGGCGTTCACGTCGAACCCCGGCTCCCCCGCCCCGGAAAGCTGCAGGCCCAGCAGCACGTCGGAGGAATATTCCACCGCGCCGCTCTCCTTAAACGCCTCCATCGAAACCGCGTTGCGGTAATTCTCCCGGTTGAAGCTCGAAATGGCGAGCACCGGCAGGTCGAAATCCCGGCTGATGCGTTTGAGCTCGACCACGCTGCGGTCGGTGTTCTGTTTGTCGGTGGCGCGCGGATCGGCGGGCTTGAGAATCTGCAGGTAGTCCACAACCACAACCGGCTTGCAGCCGCGCAGCCGGATATGTTCGCCCACCGCGGCGCGGATATCCGCCGCCGAAATATCCCCAATCCCTTCCCGCAGGAAAAGCCGGCGCGCTTCATATTTATATTGTTCGATCGAATTGCTCAGCAGAATCCCCCGTTCCGGCGTGATGTCCTGCCGCAGCCGCATCACCTGCCGGGCGGTGAAGGCGTCCGCATGCTCCGCCGCCGGGTCGTTTTGATAGGTGAGGCGGGAGATGCTCTTAGACATCAGCTCCATACGGCTCATCTCCAGCGAAAAATAGAGCACGTCGGTTCCATGCGCCGCGATATAATCCGCTATCTGCAAAACAAACGACGTCTTGCCCAGCGACGATATCGCGCCGATGATATAGAGCCCGGCATAAAGCCCGCCGTCCAGCACCCGGTCGAGCGCGTCAAAACCCGTCGGGCAGGCGTCGCGGGAGGCGCGGCGGATCGCTTCGTCAAGCAATTCCCCCACCGCCGCCGCCGCGCTCGTCTTTTCATAGGCCCGCCGGTCGGCATCCGCCGATAAGCCCAGCACTATCCGCAGCACTTCCCGGTCGCGCATCAGCAGTTCGTTAAAATCTTTTACCTGCGCGGGCAGCTGGATTTCCCCGCAGGAAAGCTCCTGCGCCCGCAGGCCTTTGGCCAGCTCCGCGTTCATCCGGCGGCCCGCCTCGTCCGCGTCGCCCGCCGCGATCAGCTTATATCGGTTTGCGGCGGCGGGATTCGCCCGGCAAAGCTCCAGGAATTTGCGCACATTCGCCGCGCCGCAGAGCGCCACCGCCTGATAGCCGCATTCCTCCGCCGACAGCGCGTCGAGGATCGATTCGGTGATGAAGAGGGCGCCCCCCTCCCCTTCCCCGTGAAAATAGCGCGCGCCGAAAATCTCCATCGGGCCGGGACTGTTTTTATACCGTGGCTGGAGGGTATCCGAAATTGCCCGCGCGCAGTAGCAGATACATTTCCCATCTTCAAACACCGGCATCCATGCGCGCCCGTCCGCCTGGAAAAGACGGTATTTTTCGCAGAGCCGCCGCGAAATGC
Above is a window of Anaerotruncus rubiinfantis DNA encoding:
- a CDS encoding DnaB-like helicase C-terminal domain-containing protein, with product MQKNERLLEELRGLLPEYMAQKRILIGGRKNRLIRCINPQHEDRHPSMSYYQQAHKLKCFSCGASYDIFDVIAMDYPDCDSFPRQVKKACDIFGLPFPEDFGRGDRAVLSARAPAAIRKTLPAATLPAPQESVPQADYTALIEEKIKTHGLGGEYFEKRGISRRLCEKYRLFQADGRAWMPVFEDGKCICYCARAISDTLQPRYKNSPGPMEIFGARYFHGEGEGGALFITESILDALSAEECGYQAVALCGAANVRKFLELCRANPAAANRYKLIAAGDADEAGRRMNAELAKGLRAQELSCGEIQLPAQVKDFNELLMRDREVLRIVLGLSADADRRAYEKTSAAAAVGELLDEAIRRASRDACPTGFDALDRVLDGGLYAGLYIIGAISSLGKTSFVLQIADYIAAHGTDVLYFSLEMSRMELMSKSISRLTYQNDPAAEHADAFTARQVMRLRQDITPERGILLSNSIEQYKYEARRLFLREGIGDISAADIRAAVGEHIRLRGCKPVVVVDYLQILKPADPRATDKQNTDRSVVELKRISRDFDLPVLAISSFNRENYRNAVSMEAFKESGAVEYSSDVLLGLQLSGAGEPGFDVNAAKARSPRAVELVLLKNRNGVPYARIEYAYIARFGYFGEGAVR